In one Mucilaginibacter ginsenosidivorax genomic region, the following are encoded:
- a CDS encoding DUF2911 domain-containing protein: MKSPYLLFISLALFGCTSKNNDNYDSPLKATSNIMSRVGLPDESPYSQVKQIVGVDLVSFRYYSLKVNKRKILGNVIPYDKIWKVSDYIPLQLSATSTFFLNDKEVKIGKKDLSVYIIPKLSGQWTLILNTGGLKNGLPDNYDSTKNVVQIPVNPVVANENNESLSVVFSKNEINSVDISINWDNFKIPLKLRFDNTKEIFANVSRHLSNHSKNNEKVSWDEYMALANFCYYSNLKLEQGLSWIDSSITIDKNYSNTQKKAQILAKMGKYNDALSYYKQAYDLLKNDTSSNKEFGLKGINMEIAGLESYVSKNKNK; the protein is encoded by the coding sequence ATGAAATCCCCTTATTTACTCTTTATCAGCCTTGCACTATTTGGGTGTACATCCAAAAACAATGATAATTATGATAGCCCTTTAAAAGCTACTTCGAACATTATGTCAAGGGTAGGATTACCAGACGAGAGTCCTTACTCACAAGTAAAGCAAATAGTAGGAGTCGACCTCGTATCATTTAGATATTATAGTTTAAAGGTAAATAAAAGAAAAATTCTTGGTAACGTTATCCCATACGACAAGATATGGAAAGTTAGTGACTATATTCCATTGCAGCTTTCAGCTACATCCACATTTTTCTTAAATGACAAAGAAGTTAAAATAGGAAAAAAGGATTTATCTGTTTATATAATACCCAAACTGAGTGGCCAATGGACATTGATATTAAATACCGGCGGTCTTAAAAACGGATTACCAGACAACTACGACTCTACTAAAAACGTAGTTCAAATACCGGTTAACCCTGTAGTAGCAAATGAAAACAACGAAAGCTTAAGTGTCGTCTTTTCAAAAAACGAAATCAACAGTGTCGACATTTCAATCAACTGGGATAATTTCAAAATTCCTCTTAAACTAAGATTCGATAACACCAAAGAAATTTTTGCTAACGTTTCCCGGCATCTTAGTAATCATTCGAAAAACAATGAAAAAGTGTCATGGGATGAATACATGGCCCTGGCTAACTTTTGTTATTACTCGAATTTAAAGCTTGAGCAAGGCTTGAGCTGGATTGACTCTTCAATCACTATCGACAAAAATTATTCTAATACACAAAAGAAAGCTCAAATTTTAGCCAAAATGGGTAAATACAATGATGCCCTGTCTTACTATAAACAAGCATATGATTTGCTTAAAAACGATACAAGTTCTAATAAAGAGTTTGGATTAAAGGGAATTAACATGGAGATAGCTGGCTTAGAAAGCTACGTTTCAAAAAATAAAAACAAGT